The Flavobacterium commune genome contains a region encoding:
- a CDS encoding peptidoglycan-binding domain-containing protein, translated as MKTTTTTPKKGDNTYLYLGIALLAGVGLYAMNGNSNTEPTDDLTTDTPSSTPAAAKPDLNKVLSLGSRGLEVGKLQLLMGMSGSEVDGIFGPITEKKLLTTKGVKQVTLAQYPTLPTLIIVPVLPLNTNIQAKNPQGVKVYGAVAKADGSYYSSGNVVSTFDYGEKVGLIKSTMNASGYYLIYYYGMFNALRKGFVKASDVEKI; from the coding sequence ATGAAAACAACCACCACAACCCCAAAAAAAGGGGATAATACGTATTTGTATCTCGGCATTGCATTACTGGCAGGTGTAGGCTTATACGCTATGAACGGTAACAGTAATACCGAACCAACAGACGATTTAACTACCGATACTCCATCCTCTACTCCGGCAGCAGCTAAACCCGATTTAAACAAAGTTCTTTCTCTTGGTTCAAGAGGTTTAGAAGTGGGTAAACTACAGCTTTTAATGGGAATGAGTGGTAGCGAGGTGGACGGTATTTTTGGGCCAATAACCGAAAAAAAACTACTTACTACCAAAGGAGTAAAACAAGTTACACTAGCGCAATACCCTACATTGCCTACATTAATAATTGTTCCTGTTCTACCGTTAAATACTAATATTCAGGCAAAAAATCCGCAAGGAGTCAAAGTATATGGAGCTGTTGCTAAAGCCGATGGAAGTTACTACTCCAGCGGAAATGTAGTAAGCACCTTTGACTATGGCGAAAAAGTAGGCTTAATAAAATCGACTATGAACGCCAGCGGTTACTATCTGATTTATTATTATGGAATGTTTAACGCTCTAAGAAAAGGCTTTGTAAAGGCTTCGGATGTAGAAAAAATTTAA
- a CDS encoding carboxypeptidase-like regulatory domain-containing protein yields the protein MANYFTQLLHDSQSLYTPLTTSFNTATPAATRINVSGVVIADDGESLPGANISVNGVAKIQTNGNGYFSLTNILSTDIIKVSYIGYEDYESKAADLPKAINMLSSAEALNEVTVYAKPKNKTNWLLWLGIGTGLGLIAYKIHSAKATVKAKI from the coding sequence ATGGCTAATTATTTTACTCAATTATTACACGACTCCCAGTCGCTTTATACTCCTCTTACAACTTCATTTAATACTGCAACCCCGGCAGCTACTAGAATTAATGTATCAGGAGTTGTTATTGCCGATGACGGAGAGAGTTTACCGGGTGCAAACATAAGCGTTAACGGTGTGGCTAAAATTCAAACTAACGGAAACGGCTATTTTTCTCTAACAAATATTTTATCAACGGATATTATCAAAGTATCATACATAGGTTATGAAGATTACGAAAGCAAAGCAGCCGATTTACCAAAGGCAATCAATATGCTTTCCTCTGCGGAAGCTTTAAATGAAGTAACCGTTTACGCAAAACCAAAAAACAAAACAAACTGGCTTTTATGGTTGGGAATAGGCACAGGTTTAGGTTTAATAGCCTACAAAATACACAGCGCAAAAGCAACCGTAAAAGCAAAAATTTAA
- a CDS encoding glycoside hydrolase family 108 protein — MANFKLFIPILQKIEGGYQNLSGDNGNYNSLGQRVGTNHGISARFYEDIIGRPPTVADMKAITKSKAEALYKKYFWDDVQGDSLTNQSVANLIADHAVNSGESPIGTIVQRILKNDFNKNIVVDGDIGPVTARAINSVNQQSLFTKIKTARASYYYSLGGEFLGGWLNRLKSFSFSKNALPSGQVA, encoded by the coding sequence ATGGCAAACTTCAAACTTTTTATTCCAATACTTCAAAAAATAGAGGGCGGTTATCAAAACCTGTCCGGAGACAATGGCAATTATAACTCATTAGGTCAAAGAGTAGGAACAAATCACGGTATTTCGGCTCGTTTTTATGAGGATATTATCGGGAGACCGCCTACAGTAGCTGATATGAAAGCTATTACTAAATCTAAAGCCGAAGCTTTGTACAAAAAATACTTTTGGGACGACGTACAAGGGGATTCACTTACAAATCAATCAGTAGCCAACTTAATTGCAGATCATGCTGTCAATTCAGGCGAAAGTCCTATAGGTACCATCGTACAACGTATTTTGAAAAATGATTTCAATAAAAACATTGTAGTCGATGGTGATATTGGACCCGTAACCGCCCGAGCCATTAACTCGGTTAACCAGCAATCCCTTTTTACAAAAATCAAAACCGCAAGAGCAAGTTATTACTATAGCCTTGGAGGCGAATTTTTAGGCGGGTGGCTTAACCGATTAAAAAGCTTTTCATTCTCAAAAAACGCATTGCCATCGGGACAGGTGGCTTAA